In the genome of Ignavibacteriales bacterium, one region contains:
- a CDS encoding HAMP domain-containing histidine kinase: protein MLNLVPTWAHHYEEFWTSIRGRNLWFIKLRYGAVVMLTFFIVSTEFLLKIKLGESQQKIIILITATILVYNSLLHFFRRYLKLDALQFNPLHLSFVQIILDLTALMLLVYYSGGIESPLYMLAVFHMIIGSLILPSIIIYSIAVLVVLSFAFISFGEYSGIIPHQPLTGLLNFNLSNDLNYIIAFNVVFVFTIFVSVMLANRIAKQLLKQEQDLVESFEKLNTAEIEKQKYIMGVVHEIKTPLTAVHSYIELVLKKYLGPINPRMEEKLERAKLRSSEAIEMINDVLKISRLKLLDETSHEEINLNEVIENIFEKQKAVVRLKKISLKFSDERNEKNNLCGDNVLLEMAFSNLINNAVKYVTSNGEVLVTVSNGAKKNIITICDNGIGIPESEQKKIFNDFYRASNVKQKGYEGTGLGLSVVKQIIERHGGTISVESPSKLGTKEKPGACFCITLPAG from the coding sequence ATGCTGAATCTTGTTCCAACATGGGCGCATCATTACGAAGAATTCTGGACATCAATCCGGGGAAGAAATCTTTGGTTCATAAAACTGCGTTACGGTGCAGTTGTGATGCTGACTTTTTTTATTGTCAGTACAGAGTTCCTGCTGAAAATAAAACTTGGTGAATCCCAGCAGAAAATCATTATTCTGATAACGGCAACAATTCTTGTTTACAATTCTCTTCTCCATTTTTTCAGAAGATATTTGAAACTTGATGCACTTCAGTTCAATCCCTTACATCTCTCCTTTGTTCAGATCATACTTGACCTTACAGCATTAATGTTATTGGTGTATTATAGCGGAGGAATAGAATCTCCGCTGTATATGCTTGCTGTATTTCATATGATAATCGGAAGCCTGATACTTCCGAGTATTATAATCTATTCAATTGCTGTGCTGGTTGTTTTAAGTTTTGCATTTATAAGTTTTGGTGAGTACTCAGGAATTATACCTCATCAACCGCTGACGGGACTATTGAATTTTAATTTGTCAAATGATCTCAATTACATTATAGCATTCAATGTTGTATTTGTCTTTACAATTTTTGTAAGCGTTATGCTGGCAAACAGGATTGCCAAACAACTACTAAAACAGGAACAGGACCTGGTAGAATCATTTGAAAAGCTTAATACTGCCGAAATTGAAAAACAGAAATATATTATGGGCGTAGTTCACGAAATAAAAACACCGCTAACAGCAGTGCATTCATACATAGAACTTGTACTTAAAAAATATCTTGGTCCTATTAATCCGAGAATGGAAGAAAAACTTGAAAGGGCAAAGTTAAGATCAAGTGAAGCAATTGAAATGATCAATGATGTATTGAAAATATCAAGATTAAAACTTCTTGATGAGACTTCACATGAAGAAATCAATCTTAACGAGGTAATTGAAAATATTTTTGAAAAGCAAAAAGCTGTAGTACGGTTAAAAAAGATTTCACTTAAATTTTCAGATGAAAGAAACGAAAAAAATAATTTGTGCGGGGATAATGTCCTTCTTGAAATGGCATTTTCTAATCTTATAAATAACGCTGTTAAATATGTAACCTCTAACGGCGAAGTTCTTGTTACAGTCAGCAACGGAGCTAAAAAAAATATAATTACAATCTGTGATAACGGAATTGGCATCCCGGAATCTGAACAGAAAAAAATATTTAATGATTTTTACCGCGCATCAAACGTAAAACAAAAAGGATACGAAGGTACAGGACTGGGTCTTTCAGTTGTAAAACAAATTATAGAAAGACATGGCGGCACCATTTCAGTTGAAAGTCCATCGAAGTTGGGCACTAAAGAAAAGCCGGGTGCTTGTTTTTGCATAACATTACCTGCCGGGTAA
- a CDS encoding iron hydrogenase small subunit, with amino-acid sequence MEGKKSMRAPVSQKPHVIEKPEHPEHIGGSISIEINEKKVTVPFGTTILEACRQNQVHIPTLCHHEDLCVAGVCRVCVVEVEGMRTLQASCAFPITAPIKVRTTTNEVRRARKNIIDLLLSEHYGECYSCFRNNNCELQTLAKEYGVDHYNFGHVTSPRYEVDNSSYSVVRDMDKCILCKRCVRTCIDLQEVGVLEAIDRGHNTHIGTFWDKPLAEVICINCGQCINRCPTGALRANDPRDEIWAAIDDPKKHVVIQTAPSPRAAICEEFGMEAGTSLTGEMNTALKRIGFDVVFDTNFTADLTIFEEGTELIIRLYNALVKKEPVFLPQFTSCSPGWVKYLEHFYPEYIPNLSTAKSPQQMFGALIKTFYAQKKGIDPKDIVSVALMPCSAKKFECNRPEMIDSGYKDVDYGLTTRELAQMIKEAGIYLPEMPKANFDDPFGEASGAGLIFGATGGVMEAALRTVVEFVTGKKVENIFANADIIPLRGFEGIKYAELPITEVGPVPELIKHLVKDWNWLKGATLKVAVAHGTANAKKVMDDIKAGGKFSECHFIEFMACPGGCIGGGGQPIPTTPEIRKQRAKAIYDEDNSLPVRKSHENRHVVEIYNEFLKEGPCGHLSHKLLHTHYVKRGKYIA; translated from the coding sequence ATGGAAGGTAAAAAATCAATGAGAGCACCAGTAAGCCAGAAGCCGCATGTTATTGAAAAGCCTGAACACCCGGAACATATCGGTGGTTCAATTTCAATTGAGATAAATGAAAAGAAAGTTACAGTTCCGTTCGGCACAACCATACTTGAAGCTTGCAGGCAAAACCAGGTACATATACCAACACTTTGTCATCATGAAGATCTTTGTGTTGCCGGGGTATGCCGTGTTTGCGTTGTTGAAGTTGAAGGAATGAGAACACTACAGGCATCGTGCGCGTTTCCTATAACAGCGCCGATAAAAGTCAGAACTACAACAAATGAAGTAAGAAGAGCAAGAAAAAATATTATTGATCTTCTTTTAAGTGAACATTACGGTGAATGTTATTCGTGTTTCAGAAATAACAATTGCGAACTTCAGACTCTTGCAAAAGAATACGGCGTTGATCATTACAATTTTGGTCATGTAACAAGTCCAAGATATGAAGTTGATAACTCATCATACTCAGTTGTTCGTGATATGGATAAATGTATTCTTTGTAAACGCTGCGTAAGGACCTGTATTGATCTGCAGGAAGTTGGCGTGCTTGAAGCAATCGACAGGGGACACAACACACACATCGGAACATTCTGGGATAAACCGCTTGCAGAAGTTATATGCATCAACTGCGGACAATGTATTAACAGATGTCCAACCGGTGCTTTACGCGCTAACGATCCGCGTGATGAAATATGGGCTGCCATCGACGATCCGAAAAAACATGTCGTCATTCAAACAGCTCCGTCACCAAGAGCGGCAATCTGCGAAGAGTTCGGAATGGAAGCAGGAACATCACTTACAGGTGAAATGAACACGGCATTAAAACGTATCGGCTTTGATGTTGTATTCGATACAAACTTTACTGCCGACTTAACAATCTTTGAGGAAGGAACAGAACTTATAATAAGATTATACAATGCGCTTGTAAAGAAAGAACCTGTATTCTTACCACAGTTTACATCTTGTTCACCGGGATGGGTAAAGTACCTCGAACATTTTTATCCTGAATATATTCCGAATCTAAGTACTGCAAAATCACCGCAGCAAATGTTTGGTGCATTGATCAAAACTTTTTATGCACAGAAAAAAGGCATTGATCCGAAAGACATAGTATCAGTTGCATTGATGCCTTGTTCAGCTAAAAAGTTTGAGTGCAACAGACCGGAAATGATTGACTCAGGATACAAAGATGTTGATTATGGTTTAACCACACGTGAACTTGCACAGATGATTAAGGAAGCCGGCATCTATTTACCTGAAATGCCGAAAGCCAATTTCGATGATCCGTTTGGAGAAGCATCCGGTGCGGGATTAATCTTCGGCGCAACCGGCGGAGTTATGGAAGCTGCTTTAAGAACTGTTGTAGAATTCGTAACAGGAAAGAAAGTTGAAAACATATTTGCCAATGCCGACATAATTCCTTTACGCGGATTTGAAGGTATTAAATATGCCGAACTTCCAATCACAGAAGTTGGTCCGGTTCCTGAATTGATTAAACATCTTGTAAAAGATTGGAACTGGCTCAAAGGCGCTACTCTTAAAGTTGCAGTTGCTCACGGAACAGCTAATGCTAAAAAAGTTATGGATGATATTAAAGCAGGCGGTAAGTTCAGTGAATGTCACTTCATTGAATTTATGGCTTGCCCTGGCGGATGTATTGGCGGCGGCGGACAGCCTATTCCGACAACACCGGAGATCCGTAAGCAGAGAGCAAAAGCTATCTATGATGAGGACAATTCACTTCCCGTTAGAAAATCTCATGAAAACAGGCATGTTGTTGAGATATATAACGAGTTCCTGAAAGAAGGTCCTTGCGGACATCTTTCACACAAACTTTTACATACTCATTATGTAAAAAGAGGAAAGTATATAGCATAA
- a CDS encoding glycosyltransferase family 2 protein codes for MTNLELDLSVLFLITVILIWFMIAYQFVLTVFGYINYLKSFKEKRVVDENHFDLPTCSILIPAHNEEKVIGRTIESMLQLDYPKDKLKIIVINDGSVDSTKQIIDHFALNDDRVVLFDVPKGLGGKGKSRALNLALETVESETIAIYDADNTPDKKALKYLAAQLIANKELGAVLGKFRTINKNQNLLTKFINIETLSFQSMLQAGRWQSHNIATLPGTNFIMWTDLIRKLKGWDEEALTEDSELSIRIYQEGYKIKYLPYSVTYEQEPQEWKVWIKQRLRWVRGNHYVISKFFKQIPHFKNKRLAFDLLYNLALYYIFFFAILISDFLFIISAMDLVSMSLPGPYTVVWLIAFVLFIFEIIVSISYDEEDSFGKIGLIVLMYFSYCQLWIYLVIKSFYIEYIKKEKHVWDKTVRFDLASEKKSE; via the coding sequence ATGACAAATTTAGAATTAGATCTTAGTGTATTATTCCTTATAACAGTTATACTTATCTGGTTTATGATAGCATATCAATTTGTGCTGACTGTATTCGGATATATTAATTATTTAAAGTCGTTTAAGGAAAAAAGGGTTGTTGACGAAAATCATTTTGATTTGCCTACGTGTTCAATTTTAATTCCCGCTCACAACGAAGAGAAAGTCATCGGACGAACAATAGAATCAATGCTGCAACTGGATTATCCAAAAGACAAACTAAAAATAATTGTTATTAATGATGGTTCTGTAGATTCAACTAAACAAATAATTGATCATTTTGCTTTGAATGATGATCGGGTTGTTTTGTTCGATGTTCCAAAAGGTTTGGGTGGAAAAGGTAAATCCCGGGCACTTAATCTTGCTTTAGAAACTGTTGAATCAGAAACGATTGCTATTTATGACGCTGATAATACTCCGGATAAAAAGGCGCTTAAATATTTAGCGGCACAGCTTATTGCAAATAAAGAACTTGGTGCAGTACTTGGAAAATTCAGGACAATTAATAAAAATCAGAATTTACTGACAAAATTTATAAACATTGAAACGCTAAGTTTCCAATCAATGCTGCAGGCAGGCAGATGGCAAAGTCATAATATCGCAACTTTGCCCGGAACTAATTTTATTATGTGGACTGACCTAATCAGAAAACTTAAAGGCTGGGATGAAGAAGCACTTACTGAAGATTCCGAATTAAGTATAAGAATTTATCAGGAAGGATATAAAATTAAATATTTACCTTACTCTGTAACATATGAACAGGAACCGCAGGAATGGAAGGTGTGGATAAAACAGCGATTAAGATGGGTCAGAGGAAATCATTATGTAATTTCAAAGTTCTTTAAACAGATACCGCATTTTAAAAATAAACGTCTTGCCTTCGATTTACTTTACAATCTTGCGCTGTACTATATCTTTTTCTTTGCAATACTAATCTCAGATTTTCTTTTCATAATCAGTGCAATGGATTTGGTTAGCATGTCGCTTCCGGGTCCTTATACAGTTGTATGGTTAATCGCATTTGTACTTTTCATATTCGAAATAATAGTTTCGATTTCTTACGATGAAGAAGATAGTTTTGGAAAAATCGGGCTTATAGTTTTAATGTATTTCAGTTATTGCCAGCTATGGATTTACCTGGTTATCAAATCTTTTTATATCGAATACATAAAAAAAGAAAAACACGTGTGGGATAAAACAGTAAGGTTTGATTTGGCTTCAGAGAAAAAAAGCGAATGA
- a CDS encoding DUF2334 domain-containing protein: MKIISKIYFPLILTVILSLQIYAENSYKQKKILVVVQGSSQLTNLAMGDGRQLAQLLGHFNTITDVIGVDEYKASSLEDYDYIFYLGFYQKNLVPASFVNDVVKTNKPLIWINTGFIEFSAKYNTSDLFGFKVTKLDTTSIFDFVKSNNKSFTKGEGNINLIEISDHSKVEIIASAVSSKKKTKAPYIIKSKNLVYIADSPFAYANSTDRYLLFADYLHEILNEHHEESHSAIVRIEDVTPLDDPDKIRDIADYLSERGIPFLIGVVPFYVDPIGGIRISLSDKPDMVDALHYVEYNGGTIVMHGVTHQYKDVTAADFEFWDANLNLPIQDEDANLINRKIEMGLGEFSKNGLHPLLWETPHYTASNILYKTISEYFSTAIEQRLSIENPDYSQFFPYVIYKDLYCQKIYPENLGYIPLDPNPKAIKKAVDDIMKGAEANLYVRDGFASFFFHSFLDIKILEELVDKIERLGYTFLNLKDEINSVKSKKQILLSGSQHYSLTVDDQYLTETYFDQDGKIKQKKNADKRTLGSITKKINLKPGEYYQAELTEFYKSEPGFLENLFQNVSSKYDEIFDLDENWNELRAVILWNHYAKGAAYNDQASLASVFQSVNVTVDTIFAEQHIDLSKYNLLIVPYTSVESLKPTDYNIIINFVRGGGNIITDTKNYLSEELGIRYTSTQINVEGIRDNIFHEEKIIWNDPELVNKFETNDVDEIFCFDQATEFPMVIGKKYGAGKVIYISSKFDPHSQLGYSHYPYLLEYVRQYFRLKPTIKKNNLEVYFDPGYRSKISIEKLVTQWVKQGIRIIHAAGWHQYPKYTYDYKTLINLAHANGILVYAWLEPPQVSLKFWTEHPEWREKNFLGEDVRPSWRYPVSLTDAQCVNTMKNEFVKFLESYDWDGVNLAELYFEAGLGFKNPNLFTPMHRSAQKEVKEKYNIELTKVFEPTSKYYWEKNPQVRKTVVDYRVNKLNEVYETLLTSFQNIANRKKGFQIVVTAMDSYGSPELREYIADDIDNVLKLQKKYNFILQVEDPQNLWSTNPIRYYDIGIQYQEKISDKSKLMLDLNILKFRTENDVIPFPTLTQTGTESFHMVRSASLGAPRLTIYSESSINPQDLYYMPYALASEVKYKVTADGFEYYSPTSFTLELPKSVMSINLNNNTISPGRNNSFIIPAGTHHINFNKSKDQFNPVELQTKVLAFTGNLLSLNYGYQDLSFSYESDTRAIISLNRKPTFVKVDGKDFSFKIMRGDDCFSTFLPVGSHNVEVTVGDAFAKGVNLTSFWSSTSIALFGTLSIVLLLIMFLSVKYLNRKFRLQEIRQ; this comes from the coding sequence ATGAAAATAATATCTAAAATTTATTTCCCGCTGATACTTACAGTAATCTTATCACTGCAGATTTATGCTGAGAACAGCTATAAGCAAAAAAAAATATTAGTTGTTGTACAAGGTAGCTCTCAATTAACTAACTTAGCTATGGGTGATGGAAGACAATTGGCCCAACTGCTCGGACATTTTAACACAATAACTGATGTTATTGGAGTTGATGAATATAAAGCATCATCACTGGAAGACTATGATTATATTTTTTATTTAGGGTTCTATCAAAAAAATTTAGTGCCTGCGTCTTTTGTTAATGATGTAGTAAAAACAAATAAACCTTTAATCTGGATTAACACCGGATTCATAGAGTTTTCCGCAAAATATAACACATCAGATTTATTCGGATTTAAGGTAACGAAACTCGACACTACAAGTATTTTTGATTTTGTAAAATCGAACAATAAATCCTTCACTAAAGGTGAAGGAAATATAAATTTGATTGAAATATCTGATCACAGTAAAGTTGAAATAATTGCATCTGCTGTATCATCAAAAAAGAAAACAAAAGCTCCGTACATTATCAAATCTAAAAATTTAGTTTACATTGCAGACTCACCCTTTGCGTATGCAAATTCCACTGACCGCTATTTATTATTTGCAGATTATCTTCATGAAATATTAAATGAACATCACGAAGAATCTCACTCAGCAATTGTAAGAATAGAAGATGTAACACCGTTAGATGATCCGGATAAAATCCGAGATATCGCTGATTACTTATCTGAAAGAGGCATTCCATTTTTGATTGGTGTCGTTCCATTTTATGTTGATCCAATTGGCGGAATTAGAATTAGTCTTTCAGATAAACCGGATATGGTTGATGCATTGCACTATGTTGAATATAACGGCGGAACAATTGTGATGCACGGTGTAACTCATCAATACAAAGATGTAACCGCAGCGGATTTCGAATTCTGGGATGCAAATCTTAATCTTCCAATTCAAGATGAAGATGCAAATCTTATCAATAGAAAAATTGAAATGGGACTTGGTGAATTTTCTAAAAATGGGCTTCATCCATTATTATGGGAAACACCTCACTATACAGCTTCTAACATTTTATACAAAACAATCTCTGAATATTTTAGTACGGCTATCGAACAGAGATTATCAATTGAAAATCCTGATTACAGTCAATTTTTCCCATATGTTATTTATAAAGATTTGTACTGCCAAAAAATTTACCCGGAGAATTTAGGCTACATTCCCCTTGATCCAAATCCCAAAGCAATAAAAAAAGCTGTTGATGATATAATGAAAGGAGCTGAGGCAAATCTCTATGTTCGTGATGGTTTTGCCTCATTTTTCTTTCATTCTTTTCTTGATATAAAAATCCTTGAGGAGCTGGTTGATAAAATTGAAAGGCTGGGTTATACCTTTTTAAATTTAAAAGATGAAATCAACTCGGTTAAATCCAAAAAACAAATTCTTCTTTCAGGTTCACAGCATTATTCATTAACTGTGGATGATCAATATTTAACTGAAACATATTTTGATCAGGACGGAAAAATCAAACAGAAAAAAAATGCAGATAAAAGAACTCTTGGCAGTATCACTAAAAAGATAAATCTGAAACCAGGTGAATATTACCAGGCAGAATTAACCGAGTTTTATAAAAGTGAACCAGGTTTTTTAGAAAATCTATTTCAAAACGTTAGTAGTAAATATGATGAGATATTTGATTTAGATGAGAACTGGAATGAACTACGGGCGGTTATATTATGGAATCACTACGCTAAAGGAGCTGCATATAATGATCAGGCATCGTTGGCATCTGTGTTTCAAAGTGTTAACGTAACAGTCGATACAATATTTGCAGAACAGCATATCGATTTAAGTAAATACAATTTATTGATTGTTCCATATACTTCTGTGGAATCGTTAAAGCCGACCGACTATAACATTATAATCAACTTTGTAAGAGGCGGCGGAAATATAATTACAGATACCAAAAATTATTTATCTGAAGAACTGGGTATCAGGTATACCTCTACCCAAATTAATGTTGAAGGTATTCGTGATAATATTTTTCACGAAGAGAAAATTATTTGGAACGATCCGGAACTGGTAAACAAGTTTGAAACAAATGATGTTGATGAGATCTTCTGCTTTGATCAGGCTACTGAATTCCCGATGGTTATTGGTAAAAAATATGGCGCTGGAAAAGTAATTTACATCAGTTCTAAATTCGATCCTCATTCACAACTTGGTTACAGTCACTATCCTTACCTGCTGGAATATGTAAGACAATATTTCCGGTTAAAACCAACAATCAAAAAAAATAATTTGGAAGTTTATTTTGATCCTGGTTACAGATCAAAGATCAGCATTGAAAAATTAGTTACGCAATGGGTAAAACAAGGAATCAGAATAATACATGCTGCAGGCTGGCATCAATATCCCAAATATACCTACGATTATAAAACCTTAATTAATCTTGCCCATGCAAATGGAATTCTGGTGTATGCATGGTTAGAGCCGCCTCAGGTGAGTTTAAAATTCTGGACAGAACATCCGGAATGGAGAGAAAAAAACTTTTTAGGTGAGGATGTTAGACCTTCATGGCGATATCCGGTTTCTCTAACAGATGCACAATGTGTTAATACAATGAAGAACGAGTTTGTAAAATTTCTTGAAAGTTATGATTGGGACGGAGTTAATTTAGCTGAGTTATATTTTGAAGCAGGTTTAGGTTTCAAGAATCCAAATCTGTTTACTCCAATGCATCGTTCAGCGCAAAAGGAGGTAAAAGAAAAATATAACATTGAGCTTACTAAAGTATTTGAACCGACATCAAAATATTATTGGGAAAAGAATCCGCAGGTAAGAAAAACCGTAGTTGATTACAGAGTTAATAAACTAAATGAAGTTTACGAAACACTCTTAACTTCATTTCAAAACATAGCAAATAGAAAAAAAGGATTTCAAATTGTTGTTACAGCAATGGATAGTTACGGCTCGCCGGAGCTTCGTGAATATATTGCTGATGATATAGACAATGTTTTAAAGCTGCAAAAGAAATACAATTTTATCCTGCAGGTTGAAGATCCTCAGAATCTTTGGTCAACAAATCCAATAAGATATTATGATATTGGAATCCAATACCAGGAAAAGATCAGTGATAAAAGTAAGCTGATGCTGGATTTAAACATTTTAAAATTCCGAACTGAAAATGATGTAATACCATTTCCAACTTTAACACAAACCGGAACCGAAAGTTTCCACATGGTTCGCTCCGCTTCTCTGGGAGCCCCAAGACTAACGATTTATTCTGAATCAAGTATTAATCCTCAGGATCTTTATTACATGCCTTATGCTTTAGCAAGTGAAGTTAAATATAAAGTCACCGCAGATGGATTTGAATATTATTCACCAACCTCTTTTACTTTAGAATTACCAAAAAGTGTTATGAGTATTAACCTAAACAATAATACGATATCGCCCGGAAGAAATAATTCATTCATAATACCCGCCGGAACTCATCATATTAATTTCAACAAAAGTAAAGACCAGTTTAATCCAGTGGAATTACAAACTAAGGTGCTTGCATTTACCGGGAATCTTCTCTCACTCAACTATGGTTATCAGGATTTATCATTTAGTTATGAGTCAGATACAAGAGCAATTATTTCGCTGAATCGAAAGCCAACATTCGTGAAAGTCGATGGGAAAGATTTTAGTTTTAAAATTATGAGGGGAGATGATTGTTTCAGCACTTTTTTACCTGTTGGAAGTCATAATGTCGAGGTAACTGTGGGTGATGCTTTTGCAAAAGGAGTAAACCTGACGAGCTTCTGGTCATCAACGAGTATAGCGCTATTTGGAACGCTTTCTATTGTTCTGCTTTTAATAATGTTTTTATCAGTAAAATATTTAAACCGAAAGTTCAGACTGCAAGAGATTAGACAATGA
- the wecB gene encoding UDP-N-acetylglucosamine 2-epimerase (non-hydrolyzing), whose amino-acid sequence MKKIAVIFGTRPDTIKIAPIVKELEQQTGHFQLITIATAQHRQMLDQVLDVFKIKPDYDLNIMKPSQTLAAITKNTIEELDIIFEKEKPDLVLVQGDTTTTFVGSLAAFYRQIPVGHIEAGLRTNDKSNPFPEEINRRLTSVITDLHFAPTQTAKEALFVENVNPKNVFVTGNTVIDALSYTVKKDYIFSSDNVNQIVAQGKNIILITMHRRENLGEPMKSACNAIKNLALNYKEYNIIFPVHLNPKVREVAHSILGNISNVNLINPLDYPDFVNLMSKSYLILTDSGGVQEEGPHFGIPILVLRQVTERPEAVEYGTVKLVGLDERTIFTTADNLLSNEEEYLKMATAINPYGDGFSAKRTIQIIKNYFQITNTPVNEFDPLAMKTISNHMVLTKKLEYENNI is encoded by the coding sequence TTGAAAAAGATAGCGGTGATTTTTGGAACACGACCTGACACTATTAAAATAGCTCCTATTGTTAAAGAGCTTGAACAGCAAACCGGACATTTCCAACTAATTACTATCGCTACTGCACAACACCGTCAAATGCTTGATCAGGTTTTAGATGTATTTAAAATAAAGCCTGACTACGATTTAAACATAATGAAGCCTTCACAAACGTTAGCCGCAATCACAAAAAATACGATTGAAGAACTAGATATTATCTTTGAAAAAGAAAAACCTGACCTGGTTTTAGTGCAGGGTGATACTACAACAACTTTCGTTGGTAGTTTAGCAGCATTTTACCGACAAATACCAGTCGGACATATTGAAGCAGGATTGCGTACAAATGATAAAAGTAATCCTTTCCCTGAAGAAATTAATCGCCGATTAACAAGTGTAATTACGGATCTGCACTTTGCACCAACGCAAACCGCAAAAGAGGCATTGTTTGTTGAAAATGTAAATCCCAAAAATGTTTTTGTTACAGGAAACACTGTTATTGATGCTTTAAGTTATACCGTTAAAAAAGATTATATCTTTTCCTCAGATAATGTAAATCAGATTGTCGCCCAGGGTAAAAATATCATACTCATTACTATGCATCGCCGTGAAAATTTAGGGGAGCCTATGAAGAGTGCGTGTAATGCAATCAAAAATCTTGCTTTAAATTATAAAGAATATAATATCATCTTTCCCGTTCATCTTAATCCTAAAGTCCGGGAAGTTGCACATTCGATTTTAGGTAACATCTCAAATGTAAATCTTATCAACCCTCTCGACTACCCCGATTTCGTAAACCTGATGTCTAAATCATATTTAATTTTAACAGACTCCGGAGGCGTTCAGGAAGAGGGTCCGCATTTTGGTATTCCAATACTTGTTTTACGCCAGGTTACAGAAAGACCAGAAGCAGTTGAATATGGTACAGTCAAACTTGTCGGATTAGATGAACGTACAATTTTTACAACAGCCGATAATTTGCTGAGTAATGAAGAAGAATATCTGAAGATGGCGACGGCTATTAATCCTTATGGAGATGGCTTTTCAGCCAAAAGAACCATTCAGATAATTAAGAACTATTTTCAGATAACTAATACACCAGTAAATGAGTTTGATCCGCTTGCAATGAAGACAATATCAAATCATATGGTCTTAACTAAGAAATTGGAATATGAAAATAATATCTAA